The Acinetobacter defluvii genome includes a region encoding these proteins:
- a CDS encoding TerC family protein yields MESIGNPWLYLAFFAIVAVMLLIDFLGFRQKEGQEVQLKTAAYWSIAWVSVATLFGGGLWLYLQQTVGISIANAKTMEYFAGYLLEKSLAIDNVFVWLMIFAAFAIPPALQRKILLYGVLGAIILRTIFIFIGAWFVQEFSWILYIFGAFLVYTGFKFLKGQDEEDSNIEDMAMLKWLRKHMRITPQLEGAKFFVRQNGLLWATPLFLVLILVEASDVIFAVDSIPAIFAVTNDPFIVLTANLMAILGLRAMFFLLAGSASKMHYLPYGLGIILVFIGFKMLMLDVFHMPIWISLGFIVVVLAITAWLSIRHNKKQELNP; encoded by the coding sequence ATGGAATCCATCGGCAATCCTTGGCTGTATCTTGCATTTTTTGCGATTGTTGCAGTCATGCTTCTCATCGATTTTCTTGGTTTCAGGCAAAAAGAAGGGCAAGAAGTTCAACTCAAAACTGCGGCATACTGGAGTATTGCTTGGGTCAGTGTAGCGACCCTATTTGGTGGGGGTTTATGGCTTTATCTACAACAGACTGTAGGTATAAGCATCGCCAATGCCAAAACTATGGAATATTTTGCAGGTTATTTACTAGAAAAATCACTGGCGATAGATAATGTTTTTGTGTGGCTGATGATCTTTGCTGCATTTGCGATTCCCCCTGCGTTACAACGTAAAATTTTACTCTATGGCGTACTCGGTGCGATTATTTTACGAACTATTTTCATTTTTATTGGGGCTTGGTTCGTTCAAGAATTTTCTTGGATTTTATATATTTTCGGTGCATTCCTTGTTTATACGGGCTTTAAATTTCTCAAAGGGCAAGATGAAGAGGATAGTAATATCGAAGATATGGCGATGCTCAAGTGGTTACGTAAACACATGCGTATCACACCGCAACTAGAAGGCGCTAAATTCTTTGTCCGTCAAAATGGCTTGTTATGGGCAACACCACTATTTTTAGTTTTGATCTTGGTTGAAGCTTCAGATGTCATCTTTGCTGTAGATTCGATTCCTGCCATTTTTGCAGTGACCAATGATCCTTTTATTGTACTTACAGCAAACCTCATGGCGATTTTAGGTTTACGTGCCATGTTCTTCTTATTGGCAGGTTCAGCGTCTAAGATGCATTATCTCCCGTATGGTTTAGGCATTATTTTAGTGTTTATCGGCTTTAAAATGTTAATGCTAGATGTGTTCCATATGCCAATTTGGATTTCACTTGGATTTATTGTGGTTGTCTTAGCGATCACAGCATGGTTGTCGATTCGACATAATAAGAAACAAGAATTAAATCCTTGA
- a CDS encoding nucleotidyltransferase family protein translates to MCETNFYQELKQIVFAKQALIQRLIYLKQIYAEAYLSAGVIRNLVWSSLHQQQYQIENTEIDVIFFDENEQNQHITQEIYEKLTQKFPENDWDVVNQALVHTWYTTEKNQAISAYLSLYEALSTWPETATAIAVRLIEHDEMEIIAPFGLSDLFGLKLRWNDRLVSRDVFIQRLHSKRFLQRWEKLQIVD, encoded by the coding sequence ATGTGCGAAACAAATTTTTATCAAGAGCTAAAGCAAATCGTTTTTGCTAAACAGGCTTTAATACAAAGATTGATCTATTTAAAGCAGATTTATGCTGAAGCATATTTAAGTGCAGGTGTGATTCGGAATTTGGTCTGGTCGAGTTTACATCAACAACAATATCAAATTGAAAATACTGAAATAGATGTAATTTTCTTCGATGAGAATGAACAGAATCAACATATCACACAAGAAATTTATGAAAAATTAACACAAAAATTTCCTGAAAATGATTGGGATGTGGTCAATCAAGCTTTGGTACATACATGGTATACAACTGAAAAAAATCAAGCGATTTCAGCTTATTTGTCCTTATATGAGGCTTTAAGTACTTGGCCAGAAACAGCAACTGCGATTGCAGTACGTTTAATCGAACATGATGAGATGGAGATCATTGCACCCTTTGGACTAAGTGATTTATTTGGGTTAAAACTACGTTGGAATGATCGTTTGGTAAGTCGTGATGTGTTTATACAAAGACTACATTCAAAACGATTTTTACAAAGATGGGAAAAACTCCAAATTGTAGATTAA
- the guaD gene encoding guanine deaminase: MSSVVTTTAIRGRFLDIQNTVAQARDIHDQVRYVEDGLLLIQQGKIRWFGSWVEGQAQLTKNQPVEHYPNQLIVPGFIDTHIHFPQTEMVGAYGEQLLEWLNTYTFPTEIKFKDKSYADQIAHFFVNELLKNGTTTALVFCTIHPQSVDALFEAAERHQMRLIAGKVMMDRHAPEALMDTAESAYNDSKALIEKWHGKGRNLYAITPRFAPTSTPEQLACAGQLKTEYPDVYVHTHLSENKNEIAWVKDLFPEQKGYLDVYHHYGLTGQKSVFAHCVHLEEHEWDCMHATESAIAFCPTSNLFLGSGLFPLQKTWEKNVKVGLGTDIGAGTSFCQLQTLNEAYKVQQLQGDKLSAFESLYHATLGGAKALDLEDKLGNFNVGKEADFVVLNLHATALQKLRQERAKNIEDALFALFTMGDDRNIQATYIYGNKAYEQSN, encoded by the coding sequence ATGTCTTCTGTAGTTACAACGACAGCGATTCGTGGTCGCTTCCTTGATATTCAGAATACAGTTGCCCAAGCACGTGACATTCACGACCAAGTGCGATATGTAGAAGATGGTTTACTTTTAATTCAACAAGGTAAAATTCGTTGGTTTGGTTCTTGGGTAGAAGGACAGGCTCAATTGACTAAAAACCAACCGGTTGAACATTATCCAAATCAATTGATTGTTCCAGGATTTATTGACACACATATTCATTTCCCGCAAACAGAAATGGTGGGCGCATATGGTGAACAATTATTAGAGTGGCTCAATACTTATACCTTTCCAACCGAAATTAAATTTAAAGACAAATCATACGCTGATCAGATTGCGCATTTTTTTGTCAATGAATTACTTAAAAATGGCACAACAACTGCTCTGGTTTTTTGTACAATTCATCCACAGTCCGTTGACGCATTATTTGAAGCAGCGGAACGTCATCAAATGCGCCTTATCGCAGGTAAAGTCATGATGGATCGTCATGCACCTGAGGCACTGATGGATACAGCAGAAAGTGCTTATAATGACTCAAAAGCTTTGATTGAAAAATGGCATGGCAAAGGTCGTAATCTATATGCGATCACACCACGCTTTGCGCCAACCTCAACGCCTGAACAGTTAGCATGTGCAGGGCAGCTCAAAACTGAATATCCTGATGTGTATGTGCATACCCATTTAAGTGAAAATAAGAATGAAATCGCATGGGTCAAAGATTTATTTCCAGAGCAAAAGGGCTATTTGGATGTGTATCATCACTATGGTTTGACAGGGCAGAAGTCGGTTTTTGCGCATTGTGTGCATTTAGAGGAACATGAATGGGATTGTATGCACGCCACTGAGTCTGCAATCGCATTTTGCCCAACCTCAAATCTGTTCCTCGGCAGTGGTTTATTTCCATTGCAAAAAACATGGGAAAAAAATGTCAAAGTTGGTTTAGGTACGGACATTGGTGCGGGAACATCTTTCTGCCAATTACAAACATTGAATGAGGCTTACAAGGTACAACAGCTACAAGGTGATAAATTGTCTGCATTTGAGTCACTCTACCATGCAACCTTAGGAGGTGCTAAGGCACTTGATCTAGAGGATAAATTGGGTAATTTTAATGTGGGTAAAGAAGCTGACTTTGTGGTGTTAAATTTACACGCTACAGCTTTACAAAAACTTCGCCAAGAACGTGCTAAAAATATTGAAGATGCGTTATTTGCCTTATTCACTATGGGAGATGACCGCAATATTCAAGCGACTTATATTTATGGAAATAAAGCCTATGAACAGAGCAACTGA
- the hpt gene encoding hypoxanthine phosphoribosyltransferase, which produces MTIEMKVMISTEEIQAKVQELGKKIDAHYANSDKELVLIGLLRGSVIFMADLCRAISKEHELDFMTVSSYAGGTTSSRDVKILKDLDGEIRNKDVLVVEDIIDSGNTLSKVLEILQTRQPNSIELCTLVSKPSRREIELDVKFLGFEVEDKFIVGYGLDYDQKYRHIPFIGEIGL; this is translated from the coding sequence ATGACCATTGAAATGAAAGTGATGATTTCGACTGAAGAAATTCAAGCGAAAGTTCAAGAACTTGGTAAAAAAATTGATGCACATTATGCCAATAGTGATAAAGAATTGGTTTTGATCGGCTTATTACGTGGTTCAGTCATCTTCATGGCGGATTTATGCCGTGCAATCAGCAAAGAACATGAACTCGACTTTATGACCGTGTCGAGCTATGCAGGCGGCACAACCTCGAGCCGGGATGTGAAAATCTTAAAAGATTTAGATGGTGAAATCCGAAATAAAGATGTACTTGTGGTTGAGGATATTATCGACTCAGGTAATACCTTGAGTAAAGTACTTGAAATTTTACAAACACGTCAACCAAACTCAATTGAACTCTGTACTCTAGTCAGCAAGCCTTCACGCCGTGAAATTGAACTCGATGTGAAATTTTTAGGTTTTGAAGTCGAAGATAAATTTATCGTCGGTTATGGCTTGGACTACGATCAAAAATATCGCCATATTCCCTTTATTGGTGAAATCGGTTTATAA
- a CDS encoding GlsB/YeaQ/YmgE family stress response membrane protein, producing the protein MMSLIGAIIIGFLAGLIARAIHPGNDKAGFIVTTLLGIVGSLVATYGGRMLGLYPEGSSAGFIASVIGAIIVLFIYNMVSKKV; encoded by the coding sequence ATGATGTCACTGATCGGGGCAATCATTATTGGTTTTTTAGCTGGCTTAATTGCACGTGCCATTCATCCTGGCAATGATAAAGCTGGTTTTATTGTTACTACATTACTCGGTATCGTGGGCTCATTGGTGGCAACCTATGGCGGACGTATGCTGGGACTTTATCCTGAGGGGTCATCCGCAGGCTTTATTGCCTCCGTCATTGGGGCAATTATCGTATTGTTTATCTACAATATGGTAAGTAAAAAAGTCTAG